A window from Gossypium raimondii isolate GPD5lz chromosome 7, ASM2569854v1, whole genome shotgun sequence encodes these proteins:
- the LOC105784695 gene encoding ras-related protein RABB1c → MSYAYLFKYIIIGDTGVGKSCLLLQFTDKRFQPVHDLTIGVEFGARMITIENKPIKLQIWDTAGQESFRSITRSYYRGAAGALLVYDITRRETFNHLTSWLEEARQHANANMTVMLIGNKCDLSHRRAVSTEEGEQFAREHGLIFMEASAKTAQNVEEAFLSTASKIYKKIQDGVIDISNESYGIKIGHLSQASSFGGRDGSASQPGGCCS, encoded by the exons ATGTCCTACGCTTACCTCTTCAAGTACATTATCATTGGCGATACTG GAGTTGGAAAATCATGTCTTCTTTTGCAATTCACCGACAAACGGTTTCAGCCTGTTCATGATTTAACCATTGGTGTTGAATTTGGAGCCAGAATGATCACTATTGAGAACAAGCCAATAAAGCTTCAGATATGGGATACG GCAGGCCAAGAATCATTCAGATCTATTACAAGGTCTTACTACCGTGGAGCTGCTGGTGCACTTTTAGTTTACGATATTACTAG GAGGGAGACTTTTAATCACTTGACTAGCTGGTTGGAGGAAGCAAGGCAGCATGCAAATGCAAACATGACTGTCATGCTTATTGGCAACAAGTGTGATTTGTCTCATAGAAGGGCAGTGAGCACAGAGGAAGGTGAGCAGTTTGCCAGGGAGCACGGACTGATATTCATGGAGGCTTCTGCAAAAACGGCTCAAAATGTTGAAGAG GCATTTCTAAGCACAGCTTCGAAAATCTACAAGAAAATCCAGGATGGAGTTATTGACATATCAAATGAG TCTTATGGCATAAAAATTGGACATTTAAGTCAAGCATCTTCATTTGGCGGTAGAGATGGTAGTGCTTCTCAACCAGGCGGCTGCTGCAGCTGA